A section of the Chryseobacterium scophthalmum genome encodes:
- a CDS encoding OmpA family protein, giving the protein MKIFKILVASVVVLGMTSCVSKKQYDALSGNYKQCIENIGERQREIQDLKGQNSTLTAENNLLKSQHDALKSSLDACLSNTGKSSANIDKLVGEINASNSYIKQLISANAKNDSLNLALSNKLKRSLDNVTDQDVQVKVLKGVVMISLSDKLLYKTGDYNVLPAAQEVLGKVAKVINDYDKYSVLIEGNTDNAPLSSANLPRDNWDLSALRGTAIAKILQAQFGVDPARITAGGRSEYNPKATNMSVSGRSENRRTEIIIMPKLDEFMKLMDITPKK; this is encoded by the coding sequence ATGAAGATTTTTAAAATTTTAGTAGCTTCAGTAGTGGTGTTGGGAATGACATCTTGCGTTAGTAAGAAGCAGTATGATGCTCTAAGTGGCAACTACAAACAGTGTATTGAAAATATTGGTGAGAGACAACGTGAAATTCAGGATCTGAAAGGTCAGAATTCTACATTGACGGCGGAAAATAACTTATTAAAAAGTCAGCACGATGCTTTGAAATCATCTTTGGATGCTTGTCTTTCAAACACAGGAAAGAGCTCAGCAAATATTGATAAATTGGTTGGTGAGATCAATGCATCAAATTCTTATATCAAACAGTTGATTTCTGCAAATGCTAAAAACGACAGTTTAAATTTAGCGTTATCAAACAAGTTAAAAAGATCTTTGGACAATGTTACTGATCAGGATGTTCAGGTAAAAGTTCTTAAAGGTGTTGTAATGATTTCATTGTCAGATAAATTATTATACAAAACAGGAGATTACAACGTTTTACCTGCAGCTCAGGAAGTTTTAGGTAAAGTTGCAAAAGTAATCAACGATTATGATAAGTATTCTGTATTGATTGAAGGTAACACAGATAATGCGCCATTAAGCTCTGCAAACTTACCGAGAGACAACTGGGATCTTTCTGCATTGAGAGGTACAGCGATTGCTAAAATATTGCAGGCTCAGTTTGGGGTAGATCCTGCAAGGATTACAGCAGGTGGTCGTTCTGAATACAATCCTAAAGCTACCAACATGAGTGTTTCTGGAAGATCTGAAAACAGAAGAACAGAAATTATCATCATGCCTAAGCTGGATGAGTTTATGAAATTGATGGATATCACTCCTAAGAAATAA
- a CDS encoding O-methyltransferase: MSFFEEKNPEMDRYLENHASSEPEILKKLRRETFQKTTQPHMISGYQQGRLLTIISKMLNPKNVLEIGTFTGYATLCLTEGLSPEGKITTLDVNEDLAYLPRKYFSESKFSNQIDFKIQDAKEFLRNTDEVFDLIFIDADKENYAEYFRLIKPKTKSGSVVLFDNVLWYGKVLEENPKQKSTQIIKELNDLVAKDDDFENLILPLRDGVNFLRRK, encoded by the coding sequence ATGAGTTTTTTTGAAGAAAAAAATCCGGAAATGGATCGGTATCTGGAAAATCATGCTTCGTCTGAGCCCGAAATTCTTAAAAAATTAAGAAGAGAAACTTTTCAGAAAACCACTCAGCCGCATATGATTTCCGGTTATCAGCAGGGAAGGCTTCTAACGATTATTTCTAAAATGCTGAATCCTAAAAATGTTTTAGAAATAGGAACTTTTACAGGATATGCCACACTTTGCCTTACAGAAGGTTTGTCTCCGGAAGGAAAAATAACAACGCTTGATGTAAATGAAGATCTGGCTTATCTTCCAAGAAAATATTTCTCTGAAAGTAAATTTTCAAACCAAATTGATTTTAAAATTCAGGATGCAAAAGAATTTCTACGGAATACTGATGAGGTTTTTGATCTGATTTTTATTGATGCCGATAAAGAAAATTATGCTGAATATTTCAGATTAATCAAACCGAAGACAAAATCCGGCTCTGTAGTTCTGTTTGATAATGTACTTTGGTACGGTAAAGTTTTAGAAGAAAACCCGAAGCAGAAATCTACCCAAATCATTAAAGAACTTAATGATTTGGTGGCAAAAGATGATGATTTTGAAAATCTTATTCTACCTTTGCGTGACGGAGTAAACTTCTTAAGAAGGAAATAA
- a CDS encoding C40 family peptidase has protein sequence MDKGICIVTVAPVRSENSDRAEIVTEILYGESADILEVNKNWTKIKMHYDGYEGWMDTKQIKPVTEEYLANRKVTLITEDFSSVMTLEGKTLLSMGSEVEFPAVASRRSHDVRESIALTAKEFLNIPYLWGGKSFFAVDCSGFVQLVYKIHNVKMPRDTYQQAEIGETLSFVEESQPGDLAFFENSEGKIIHVGIMLDNQKIIHASGKVRIDTLDSSGIFNKEMNKHTHKLRVIKSIL, from the coding sequence ATGGATAAAGGAATTTGTATCGTGACTGTTGCGCCTGTTCGTTCCGAAAATTCGGATAGAGCAGAAATCGTTACCGAAATTTTGTATGGTGAAAGTGCAGATATTTTGGAAGTAAATAAAAACTGGACGAAAATAAAAATGCACTACGACGGCTATGAAGGCTGGATGGATACCAAACAAATCAAACCTGTCACCGAAGAATATCTTGCTAACAGAAAGGTAACCCTCATTACAGAAGATTTTTCTTCGGTAATGACTCTTGAGGGAAAAACGTTGTTGTCAATGGGCTCTGAAGTAGAGTTTCCGGCTGTTGCATCCAGAAGAAGTCATGATGTACGTGAAAGTATTGCTTTAACGGCAAAAGAATTTCTAAACATTCCTTATTTGTGGGGTGGAAAAAGTTTTTTTGCGGTTGACTGTTCCGGTTTTGTACAGTTGGTTTATAAAATTCATAATGTGAAAATGCCTAGAGATACTTATCAACAAGCAGAAATAGGAGAGACTTTGAGTTTTGTAGAAGAAAGCCAGCCGGGAGATTTAGCTTTTTTCGAAAATTCTGAAGGCAAAATTATTCATGTAGGGATTATGCTCGACAATCAAAAAATTATCCATGCTTCCGGAAAAGTAAGAATAGATACGCTCGATTCTAGTGGGATTTTTAATAAAGAAATGAATAAACATACTCACAAACTGAGAGTCATTAAAAGCATTCTTTAA
- a CDS encoding DUF1648 domain-containing protein: METVILTVFDILNLVLILFLWVYTLKIFKKLPEKIPTHFDLEGKPDHFGGKRFAFFLPVLAVIFYVVFFFITKHPDTGNFPFEITEANQKMQFLIMIFLLKWLLFLVLLMFLNIQDYTIRYSLNSDSKARVHILLFIPFIFISVMAAIISAYIYQ; encoded by the coding sequence ATGGAAACTGTAATTCTTACTGTTTTTGATATTCTGAATTTAGTATTGATCCTGTTTTTATGGGTTTATACTTTAAAAATATTTAAAAAACTTCCTGAGAAAATTCCGACTCATTTTGATCTTGAAGGGAAACCCGATCATTTTGGAGGGAAAAGATTTGCTTTTTTTCTCCCTGTTTTAGCGGTCATATTTTATGTGGTTTTCTTTTTTATAACAAAACATCCCGACACCGGAAATTTTCCGTTTGAGATTACAGAGGCAAATCAGAAAATGCAGTTTCTCATCATGATTTTTCTGTTGAAATGGCTTTTGTTTCTTGTTTTATTGATGTTTTTAAATATTCAGGATTATACAATTCGGTACAGTTTAAATTCAGACTCGAAAGCAAGAGTTCACATTTTATTATTTATTCCTTTTATTTTTATCAGCGTAATGGCCGCAATAATCTCGGCATATATTTATCAATAA